The genomic region TATGCAATCAAAACAGCTGGAACGCAAAACAGCAGATGCTGCTTTGAAGCGTGCCATGCTTGGCCGCGAAGAGGCCGAGACTGAGTTGCGCAGATATAGAgaggagaacaagaacctACGAAAGGCCATCGATGAGGGTAAAGACCGCGAGCGAAAAGTCGGAGAACGTCTGGAGTCGTTAATGGTAGGTGGTCTCGGAAACCAATGTAAGCATTGCATGTTGACCATGTCATAGGAGAACTATGGCCGAGCAAAGGAGACCCATGCACACACACAAGCTTTATGGGAAAAGGAGATACGACGCGCACGAAAAGAAACATTCAAAACACAATCATCGATCGTCAAGCTCCAAGAAGAACTCAAGTCAGCACGCACAAACGCCAAGATGATCGACGAAAACCTCAAACGAGAAAAGGCTAGGAGCAAGGTCCGAGAGCAAGAAGCATTCGAAGCGCGCTATCAGATTGTTGGTGTTCAAGAACAACTAGATCAAGCATTGGAGCGTATCAAGCTCGTCGAGCAGGAACGGGACGCCTACAAGACTGCGGCCAAGAACGAGGAAGTTGCCCGTATCGCTGCCGAGGGTCGTATTCCTCTGCCGCCACAGGATGCTGACGATGAGTTTGGTTCTCCTAACAAGGACAAGAGGCGAGCGTCAAGAGATCCTCGAGTTTCTCTGTCGACAATGGACATCATCTCCTCGGAAGCCagtgaggttgagattgaggaatTGTCCACTCAGTTGCAGTGGGAGCGTCAAAGAGCAGACCGTGCCCATGAGATGATTGAGTTCTTACAGGCCGAATGCCATCTCCGTTGCTGTGCCTGCTCTAAGTCAACCCGTCGTGCCAGTGCTGAAGCCCCTCGCCAGAAACGCCGAAGCTCTTTTGGATTAGAGGGACCAAACGACAAGGTCCAGAAATTGGACAGTGAGGTAGTAGGGGGCGAGAAGCGTGCTGTAACTCCTCCCCGTATCGAGGAACCGTATGCCCGGACCGAGCACGACACAGGAGCAGATGCTCAGCCTGAGCCAGTCCAAGAACAGCACCTCCAAGAGCCTCCTCAACGTATCATTAAATCTAAGAAAGAGCCTCGTCGAAGTACCATATTCTGTCCCAAAGAAGGCATTTTCCGGACAGTTTCGGAGCAAGAGGCCGAGATCATTGAGGCACAACGCAAAATCGAAGAGTCTGAAGCAGCTGCCAAGGGTCAGCGAGAAAGTCATGCTGAGAGCGAATTTCAGGATGTTGACGAGGTTGTGATTGAAGAGCAAGTTGAGGCTGAAACCACGATCGGTGATGGCACTGAGATGGAGACCCGTTACTCTGGCGAGTATGATAACTACCGGAGATACGCACGAACCCCTTCAGTCGAGCCTCCAGCCTTCGCCATGCTTGCTCAAGAAAGAACATCACTAGCCTCACTTCTCAATGCTCCTCACAGTCACTCGGCACCTGTTCCTTCAGTACCGACCATGCCAGACGTGGCCGAGGATATACTTATCTCTCCTGACACTCGACCTCACACCACAAATGCCTTCTACACCGTCACCACTACGACAACCGTGCCAGTTCACGACGACAAGGTCGGGAATAGTGCATCTTTCAACGAACGCCTTCGCACACCATCCCACAACAGCACAGGCACCACCTTTGACATGTCAAATCCTGCTCTCACCCCTACCATGACACGCGAGCAGGCTCTCGCCAAGATTCGTGAACGTCGTGGCCGTGCCCGTTCAATGGCACAGGGCACAATAACACCTAGCCGTCGAATGGTCGAGGGCGTTGAACGACGAGATATGAGTGCTCCCACAGGCAAGGTTGCTGGCAAAGGGCGATAAATGTTGAACGACCAAATTGTATGAGCCATGACACGACCTGACGAACACCCTACTACTCTTCACATTCACCCCTATTTCCCCCTCCTGAAGGATTACTCTTTTCCGACCCGACCCGACCATCCATAAAAAGTTATCGCTTGTCACCTCTCCCGATGGGCCCCTATCTTTCCGCTCACCTTTTAGCCCATcactttttctcttttcctgcAGGGCGAAGGGGCGTTATTGTGTTTTCCCTATAAACTGTTGCTGTCAAGTCACTTGGGACTCAAGAACATGCAACATCATTCAGCGACTTTCCATCTTGTTTCTATGGGCCGTTCTATGGATGGTCTCGTGGATTCTCATGACATGTGTCAGACAAAGTCTTTTGTCGGTTTTGGTCATAATTAATATGCGTTGGTTGGATTGTGTACAAATTGTTTGTTCCGTATTTGCAATACCACTATAACTGTGTCAAATACCCCTGTTTTCATATTTCCGTGTGGCATCTCATACTATTGGACGTCTCATAACTGCTCGTTATTATCTCCAAGATGCCAGTTACAGATCTGATTCGTAATACAAGAGCAGTTCTGTTCTCGCCACCACGACTGCAAAGACCACATGAGATGTACTGAATTAGCTTCCCAGAAAGCTCCTTGACATGTTGCGCGACAATTGCGAGCGCATTGCATCAAGCTTCGCTGCAACAAGAATACATTCAACACCCCTGCCGTTTGGTGCATTCTGAATGCGTAACCTCCATTGCCCTGTTGTGACAACCCACTCCTCATCGCCTGAGTCACCATCTGCTCGCTTTCGCTTCCGGGGGTATTCGTTTGCGGAAGAGTCGGACGCCGCGGCACTGATGAAATCCTCGAGATAGTCCTTCCCATCGAGAATAATGGCGGATTCGGGCTCCAGGACTATACGAACAAGATCTTCCTTTAATAGTGCGTTTCCGAGGTTTGTCAACTGTCcgttgttggtgagatgTTCAGTTTTGATCGCTTGGTGAAAGTTTAGCTTTGATGAGACAAGCTCAAACAACTTTGCAACTCGTGCTTTGGTGTCTCTGAAGAATTCTGCCCTAGCATTACTTCCTGAGAAATGAAGCTTGGTTGTTTCGCCGCCAATTTCAAGGACCAGCTCAGCAGGCTTCTCGTCTACATAAGGTCGAGCGTATTGCACAAAACCGGTCAACGGGTCTGTATTGCTGATAAAGACACTAACACCACTCTTCTGTATGTTCTCAAGACGAAGGACAATCTCGTCACGTCTCGTGGCTTGATTGTAACTTAACGAATGTGGGATAAGGCGCTGCTCAAGGCCCTTAAAATGAAAGTAGCGCGCATCGCTGAGGAGATCCTGGCGGTGTGCTTCATCACGTATTCGAATAGGATATCCTCGGAGAAAGTGTAGGAGCTCAGCAAATGTATCAGCGCTGCGCTTCGGAACCGAAGGAGGGAGGATCGAGGGTGGACGGATTAGGCCTTCGCGGTCAAGACCAGGGAAGAGATCATCCGGGCGAGAGAAAAAAGCTGCGAAGCCAAGGGAGAAGTAGTTCGGGGAATTTCCTGGGTCGTTGAAGATCTCACGAGGAATCTGAAACTCGCGATGGCCGATGGAGATAAAGATACTCTCCTCGTAAAGCTGAGAGATTAGCTTGGGCACTGTTTCCCGAAATGTCAGTTCAGAATCTGGGTTGCAAGATGGAGGCGACCAACAGCTATAGAATTGTGCATCTGAAAACAGACGCACAAAATGCTCGCCGTCGCGAGGCTGTACATGGTAgccctgaagatgaagagagatATCGCGAAAGATAGCTGGATCGCGATCGATGTAAAGCGTTCGGATAGCCGCGTTCGACTCGTCGTTTCGTTCTTTTGCCGATTCCAACTGGCAAACAAAGTATTGAGAGAAGTATGAAGGTGCTGCGAGGCGTTAGTCGAGAACTATGAGATAGACAATTGCGCTGGCGCAATTCGACAAGTCAGTTGTCGCAAAGAGACTTGTCAAGTCAAGACTCACCGTCAGAGGATAACGATGCCCCCGAGAGCTTAAACAATTCGCTGCCGATCTGGATTGGAAAGACGCGCTCATGAGGCAGAATAAGCGGGATCCGAGAGACATTGCGCTCTGACAGTGGCTCGACAGTCAAATTTCCAGCATCAGAGGAAGCGATTGAGGTCATTGTCACGGTATTTGTATAGAGGATTTGCTGGTCTTTCAAACGTACAGCGATTTCTCGGCGAAATGCGACAATAAGCTCACAAGTGCAATGCCTCTTGGGCCCTGAAGAGTTGAAGTCGCAGCGCACCGTTTTAACGTTGATAAGCTACCATTGAGGTGCAGTAAATTTATCCGGTGACAGCTCTAAGCTTACACGAGGGTTGCATGAGCTTGCGCCACTAGACATGGATAGTGGCTGACAGATACATTATTAACAGCCTTACAAAGTCGCGGCTCCCAGGTTTAAAATCACCACCATGATACTTCATTGGTTTCATCTATGTTCTATAAAAGGCTTTTGCTGCTTGTAGCGCAGTTAATCGTCTTGTAACATCATACGAATATTTAGCCTTCGATGTCAATTAACCCATTACGTCCTTGTGCAGCAGACAGACGCTAGATATCCCGTAGAGATCCTGAGACTATCTgctcatcaactcaactccGTTTCGGACAACTCCAACGACTGCTCCAGTCTGGATCAACTCACTGCCTCCACCGGCGACTCTATGCTCGATGTTGGCGAGACCATCCAGCCAGGTGATCATCACCTCAGGACCAACCTCTAGCTTCACCAACTCCTCGGAGAGCGCTGTGATAATATCAGCCAGCGCAAGACCTCGCGACACCTTGAGAGCGCTGATAGTGTTTAGACAACTTGTGACATCCGATGTCTTAAGCAGCGTCGACACAATCTCTTTGATGGCATCGGGTGGGGGTGCCGCAATGCAGTTATAAATAGTCTCCGTTGTGATATTTTCGCGTTCAATTTCGCTGTCAGGTACTTTGGGTGCATCCTTCGCTCGCAATGGTGTACCTGGGCCTCTGTTAGCGCTCACGTTGGGAAAGATAGATGCACGCAGACTCACTTGATGCGTGACAGGCCTGTAGAACGTTCAGTGCTCTTCGCATATCACCCTTGCTCAGCTTCACCAGCGCATCAACTGCCTCTCCGCCAATCCTAAcatgctcctcctccaccaccttATCAACTAGCACCCTAATGTCGCCCTCCTTTAGCGGACTGAAGCGAAACCGTGTACATCGACTCAGCAGCGCTGGGCTAAGCTTGTGGGAATAGTTTGCAATGATACAGAACCgtgtgttggtggtgtacTTCTCCATTATTCGTCGTAGAGCCATTTGGGCTGTGCTCGTCATAGCATCAGCCTCATCCAGAACAATGAGCTTAAATCCAGCCATCGAGTTGCCTGAGCGGGCAGATGTGCCACCCATGGAGAAGATCTGTTTGGTACTGGCAAATGTCTTGATCTGCTCTCGCACTACATCGATGCCACGGTCATCTGAGGCATTGAGTTCGAGCACCATTTGGCGCATATTCGCAGCTCCGTAGATACGACGAGCAAGGGCCAGAATTGTCGACGTCTTTCCAGTGCCTGGCGGACCGTAGAGGAGTAGATGGGGGAGACGATTCTGATCGATGAATTTGTTGATAGTAGCGAGGATATCTTGATGGCCCGAGACGTCTTCGAGGGTGTTTGGGCGGTACTTTTCAACCCTGGGTTCCGTTAATCCTGATATTTGATGGTGTTTCTTACAAGCACCTACCAAGGGAGActatcctcagcctcaactggCAGATTGGCAGCACTTCGCTTGCCTTGCTTGGCTTCAGAGGAAAATATCACATCTTTGCTGACAACGGGGACATCAAcgtccatctcatccccaaTATCGGACATATTTGCGCTTGCTTTCCTGTTGTTTTCGGCCTTTGCAGTTCCTTCAGTGATGTTTCCGGGGTTGCTCGTCCCgattcttgagcttgttgcgCTGTATGGAAGTTTGAACGTTGAGGTCAGTTGAGGAACACGCGCTAGGTTACACCTAAACGCGTCTTAAGCGTGTCAGTCAATTAAGACCCTTGCACATAGCAACGGCCAATCACAAGGGCGAAATCGTCAACGTCACACTTCTACTTACACCTTTTAACTGAAGTACTACCCTTCCTTGAGACATCAGTACATCTTTTTGTATGATGTTTATTTTCAAATAAAAGACAATCATAGCACCGATTTGTACGAATATGCTATCGTGAATACAACTCAGTGTCAATTGCAACTCTAAAGTTGTCTAGAGATACATCACCCAAAGAAACCCCGAGGCGACATAACCAATAAACCATTTCCAGCGCCCATCGTTCGTCACCCTATATGTTcattaaaaagaagaatatctAATTATATCCTGGAGGCCACTAGAAAATACTACAAGGCGGTGGCCTCTCTTGTCtcatttcatctcatcactcaTCGTTCACGTAACTGATTCGTCCCCAAGCCCACAATCTCAAACATTATGGGGATAATAGCCACTGCAAACCAAGCAATTCCTATCACATCAGTCAGCAACCCATTTCGCTGGTCAGGAGAAGATCTCCAGAAACTTACCGGTGTAAACCACGAGCTTAGTCACGACCTCGACGTCGTATCGCACACGAGGTTTGATTAGTTGCGAGAACATCTCGCGCTCTCCCAACCCGTCCTCGGTGCCCGTAACAAAGATCTCAACCCGATCATCATCGGCGGCTGGTGTTGTCACAACTTCGCCGGTTCCCATCATCTGCTCGAATTCGACGATTCGGTTTGCCTGTGCACCAGACGCTTGAGCTCCCTTGCCAGAATAGTCTTCATGCGTGGTCTGGAGCTCCAGGTTGCTTGACTTGCTCTTCAGGCTATGGTTACTGCTGACACTCTCGCGTCGCTTGCGCTCTCTATACGCCAAGGTCTCGTATGCATCTGCGGCACTCTGAGGACCAATTGACACAGAGCGACCTCGGGTGGTAGGGTTTCGGATACTCTCGACCATGCGTGGGAAGTCGGACGGCGAAGGGAAAAGTGTATCGATACGAGAGCCTGTTGGTACAGTCTTGTACTTACTGGCAGGAGTGAAGAATCGTCGAGGCATGTTCACCCCAACCTGTTCAAATATTCGGAATAGATGAGGCAAGAGCTTAAGCAGTAGAGGCTTCATCGTCTCGCGCCACGCAAAGACGACAAGAACGCCGAAAACGATCCTGGCTACGTTGGCAGCCAATCCCAGGTGCGTAATATCCACAGATCCTCCACCATGCGCATGAGTCTCCCAAGGATCTAGCGCAATCTTGCCGTACGTCCAAGTGCCGAATTCGAGGCCAATaacaacaccagcaaagGCAACACTGTCATCGTAACATGGACAGTCGTCTGCCGGCTCAGGGTGAATGCGCACGAGTACAAGAATAACCAAGGCAGCTACGAGAGGCGCAGCCCAAGAGCTGGAGTGCATATATTCATCCAGGGGAGGTCCGTAGTAGAATTCGAGCAGAGAAATAGCGGCACCCATGATAGACCCGACAATTACGTCTAGGAAGCCATGCATGCCACAGTACAAGCGCCCAAATATGATCGAAGCAGCGTAAAAGTACGAGAGGCATTCGAGTGCGAACTTGGTGGTTGGAGCTAGCGTGTTATCGGGACTGCGTAGTATCAGAAGCGCATAGACGGCGACAGATACAGCATTGGCGCTATGGGTCGAAGGGAAACCATATTCGAGGGCTGCAGAACCAGACATCGTGATCCGGTGCAAAGGAGGCGAGAGTGGTCGTGGGAGAGAGTAGAAGTCCTTGATAAAGCCAGTCCAGAAGACACCGAGCGCAAGAATATGCACTAGTCTACACAATGAAGCATGTCAGTACCCGTTAATCCTGTAATCTCAATCGAATCTAGATATTTGTTGCTGCAACTGCAGCGCAACATCATGCGCCGCAGCGCAGCGTGTGTAGACGTTGAACATGGTGTGACTTACCCCTTGCCAAATGCTGCATAACCACACCAGAAGCAGATGGGTAATCCGATCATGAAGAAGGTATGGGTTCCGAGGTTGGCAGTGATGGCGAAGTAGCTATCGAGAGCTGGAGTCCGCAACTTCTCTTGCATCCACGCAAGGTACGGTGTCTCCCAGCGGATCAGAGGCAGCATCTGTTGGCGCAGATTGTACCGCCATTTTGGCAGGGCGCGCTTGTCTGCGAGAAGAGCAATCAGCAAAGCGCGTGGCGCGAGAGAGGTCGTTACTGAGGCGTACAGTGATCGAGACTTCTCAGTCCGGCATCGGGAACGTCATCGCCTTTGGCAGAGCCGTTTGTCGTAGGCAGAACCgtcgtggtcgtggtggCAGCGGGAATGTGGGCGCTCAACGGCGGGGCATCGCGTTGAGGGTCGCTCATGGTTTTGCGGCGGGAGTAAGCTGAGAGATACGTCAATTGCGACGAGTACAAGATCCAATACAACGACGAAACATTGAGGTCAAAGAGACCCGATAAGGAATGTCGTGGGCCGGAGTGCGGCCTTGGGCTTCAATAGACAGAAGCCCTGCTGAGAATGTAGTTGCAATGGAGGAGTTTAGTGGGAATAGTCAACCAACGATGGATGGAAGCGGCGGGAGTTTGATCAAGTGGAGTTTTGCACTATGTTACATGCACTGAACCAGACCAGCAGAGGTCAAGGTTCAAGTGTGAAaggcaggtaggtaggtggtCAGCTAATTGTTTATGCATCCAGTAAGGAACGGCAATGGTCAATTGATCCTTGTCGTGGGATAAAAGGGTCAGATTAGGTAGATGTTTGTGCGATATCATCTTGTTTGACTGTTCATCGACGTCCGCTGTGTTTGGCTTCAAACCCTTGGCGCTCGTAAAGGACAGCAAGACAAGGCACGAAATCAGTGTTTCAGCAACGGATCGGTTACCTCGCTAACTTAAAACTTTGCggttctcctcttcagtccCTTGTTGATACCCCAGAAGCGAAACCCATCAtggaagctgatgagatgcACTAAACAAGCAAGCCACTTGTTTAAAAGCAGGGGGTTCTGGTCTCGTAAGGTACCTATTTACAGAGGCGAATATGGAAATGATCATAGTAACGGAGAAGTCGTCTTCAGTATGTGCAAAAAAGCAATTGCTACTAGGAGGCGAATATCGGCCATGACATATAGCCAGCCAGGAACCGATTGCTTGTTCAGAGGTGCTTCGATGGTGTTATCTGGGGCTTAAAAAAACCAAACACCGTACAGTGTGGCAATGACATCGGTGCTGCATGGGAGGTTGGTGGTAGGTAATTAAGCATATTATTGAAAAGCAGAGAATATTCGGTTCGCCACGATCAAAAGCAACCTGAAGAATCAAGATGAAAATAAATCGTAAAACATGTTCATTTCGCAGTATGTCGTGAATTTCGATGTACACAGCTTTATCGTAAAAAGTCGGGCCTTCGTCTCCATTCAAGTCGATATTTACAGACTCAAAGTTCAAATTTCATCACCACAACAAACTCACTACTTGTAAACCACCTCACACATCCCGCCTCCACCACCGCCCATGTCCTTCTCTCTCCGCGGTAAACATGCCATCGTGGTCGGAGGTACCGGTACGCTGGGCTTCCGTATCGCGAGCGCGCTTGCAGACCGCGGGTCTGTTGTAACCATCATGAGCCGCAACGCCGTTGATGATCGCCAAGTCCTTGAATCCAGACTCAAACCCTTTGAGCCTCTCCCGTACATGGAGAACTTCGAGGGCAGTAGGCGCCCAACAGAGCACCAATTCAAACGCCTGGATGTTCAAAGGATAGACATTTTCAAGGGTCTATTTCCCAGTCTAGGCCCCGTTGATGTCCTCGTCAACTGTGCTGGCACCAGTCAAGCGTCGGCGCTCAAAAGAACCGGCGAAGAGGAAATTCAACGGATTCTTAATCTCAACCTCCGGGCGACTATTCTCGCCTCTAAATATGCCAAATTAACCCCTCATGGTGCGTCTCACCAAGCAGTTACTTATGTCCGATAGCATCTTCTCACATGTGCTCATAGGATGCATCATCAATGTTTCAAGTCTTATGGCTACCAAAAtgggtgctggtgctgcagTATACGCCGCTTCAAAAGCAGGTGTCATTGGTACGTTCATGATATATCCCTAATCTTATGCTAATGAATCCCACATTATTATACATTTCAAAAACCTGCTGACTCCATATCGTCGCAGCTTTCACCCGTGCCCTAGCCCTTGAGTATAAAAGTCGCTCTGTCCGCGTCAACACATTGTTGCCGGGCTGGATACAGAGTCCAATGTGGAATGGTGAGTCTCCCCTTCCTACGCCTTCAATCCCTGGCACCAATCACCCTTGCGAAGACGAAACCCAATGTTAATGTACAATGCCCTGTATTAGAACTTCCTGAGACTGCTCGTGAAGCTTACCTCAAGCAGTGTCCCTTGGGTCGTTTGGGCACGCCCGATGAGGTAGCCGACGCTGCCATGTTTTTGATAACCAACCGTTTCGCCAACAATTGCGTGCTGAACCTGGATGGTGGCTTAAGCGCCAACTAGTAAAGCCATGGTTCCTAGGATATATGCATCGTCCTTTCAACCCCTCGAATTACCCTTCAATCGTCAATGACGATAGCGCCGCCGCCGGCATGACTTTGGACTTCGTCCACGTCTACAATATCGGTTCCGGATTCGGTGATCTTGAGTTTCTTGAGAGGTGGTTCAGCGTCCTCTCCATGCGGTCTCTTGATACCCTTCGGCTCGGCACTAACGGCCTGTTCATCGTTGAGTTTCCCATTGCCATTCGCGGAGACTGGCTGGAGCTTCTTTGGTCGACGTGGAATCTCAGGGACATCCGCGAATGTAGCCTTGACTGGTTTCTCGTCTTCTTTCAATGTACTATAAATTGTAAGCCTAGTTCAATAACAACAGAGACAAAGACAGACCCTTCTCGGACATTGATAACCACATTGACGAGCGTGTCTTCGTCGTCCTGGTCGATGACAGTTAAGAACGAGTCCTTCTTGATACCTAATAGTTTTGTCAGTCCCCCGCGAGCAATTCATTTGTCCTTTTAACGAGGCCTTACCGAGATCAGTCAGCTTTTTGGGTAGATTCTCGTCGTCGCCGTCTTCAAAACATTCAACCAAGGTTCCTATGTCATTGTTCACGACAAACTCCTTGCCTTCAAATCCCAGCTTTGACAAGACGATGTCATCAATGAGATCCTTGAGAGTCGCCCGAGACAAGTCTGCAACAATACTTGTGAAGTAAACACTACATACGGGGCATTCGGGATTTGGCTCTCTGGACCTATCAGGGGCCAGAAGTCGAGCTGGGGCAAAGGGGGTCAGGAAGACCTCCTTGGACTGTGCATACTCGCCCTTCAAGACTTTGAAGGACTGAAGAACACAGAGACCAGCGACGATTGCGTTGGTTGTGGCAATCGCTGGAATAATGTTGCCTGCCATCTGTTTGGTATCGAACCGAGACTTCCTGTCAATTCCAAAAATTGTTGAG from Fusarium fujikuroi IMI 58289 draft genome, chromosome FFUJ_chr04 harbors:
- a CDS encoding related to BTB/POZ domain-containing protein; translated protein: MTSIASSDAGNLTVEPLSERNVSRIPLILPHERVFPIQIGSELFKLSGASLSSDAPSYFSQYFVCQLESAKERNDESNAAIRTLYIDRDPAIFRDISLHLQGYHVQPRDGEHFVRLFSDAQFYSLPKLISQLYEESIFISIGHREFQIPREIFNDPGNSPNYFSLGFAAFFSRPDDLFPGLDREGLIRPPSILPPSVPKRSADTFAELLHFLRGYPIRIRDEAHRQDLLSDARYFHFKGLEQRLIPHSLSYNQATRRDEIVLRLENIQKSGVSVFISNTDPLTGFVQYARPYVDEKPAELVLEIGGETTKLHFSGSNARAEFFRDTKARVAKLFELVSSKLNFHQAIKTEHLTNNGQLTNLGNALLKEDLVRIVLEPESAIILDGKDYLEDFISAAASDSSANEYPRKRKRADGDSGDEEWVVTTGQWRLRIQNAPNGRGVECILVAAKLDAMRSQLSRNMSRSFLGS
- a CDS encoding related to replication factor C chain Rfc3, with the protein product MSDIGDEMDVDVPVVSKDVIFSSEAKQGKRSAANLPVEAEDSLPWVEKYRPNTLEDVSGHQDILATINKFIDQNRLPHLLLYGPPGTGKTSTILALARRIYGAANMRQMVLELNASDDRGIDVVREQIKTFASTKQIFSMGGTSARSGNSMAGFKLIVLDEADAMTSTAQMALRRIMEKYTTNTRFCIIANYSHKLSPALLSRCTRFRFSPLKEGDIRVLVDKVVEEEHVRIGGEAVDALVKLSKGDMRRALNVLQACHASSTPLRAKDAPKVPDSEIERENITTETIYNCIAAPPPDAIKEIVSTLLKTSDVTSCLNTISALKVSRGLALADIITALSEELVKLEVGPEVMITWLDGLANIEHRVAGGGSELIQTGAVVGVVRNGVELMSR
- a CDS encoding related to sphingoid base-phosphate phosphatase: MSDPQRDAPPLSAHIPAATTTTTVLPTTNGSAKGDDVPDAGLRSLDHYKRALPKWRYNLRQQMLPLIRWETPYLAWMQEKLRTPALDSYFAITANLGTHTFFMIGLPICFWCGYAAFGKGLVHILALGVFWTGFIKDFYSLPRPLSPPLHRITMSGSAALEYGFPSTHSANAVSVAVYALLILRSPDNTLAPTTKFALECLSYFYAASIIFGRLYCGMHGFLDVIVGSIMGAAISLLEFYYGPPLDEYMHSSSWAAPLVAALVILVLVRIHPEPADDCPCYDDSVAFAGVVIGLEFGTWTYGKIALDPWETHAHGGGSVDITHLGLAANVARIVFGVLVVFAWRETMKPLLLKLLPHLFRIFEQVGVNMPRRFFTPASKYKTVPTGSRIDTLFPSPSDFPRMVESIRNPTTRGRSVSIGPQSAADAYETLAYRERKRRESVSSNHSLKSKSSNLELQTTHEDYSGKGAQASGAQANRIVEFEQMMGTGEVVTTPAADDDRVEIFVTGTEDGLGEREMFSQLIKPRVRYDVEVVTKLVVYTGIAWFAVAIIPIMFEIVGLGTNQLRER
- a CDS encoding putative 3-oxoacyl-(acyl-carrier-protein) reductase encodes the protein MSFSLRGKHAIVVGGTGTLGFRIASALADRGSVVTIMSRNAVDDRQVLESRLKPFEPLPYMENFEGSRRPTEHQFKRLDVQRIDIFKGLFPSLGPVDVLVNCAGTSQASALKRTGEEEIQRILNLNLRATILASKYAKLTPHGCIINVSSLMATKMGAGAAVYAASKAGVIAFTRALALEYKSRSVRVNTLLPGWIQSPMWNELPETAREAYLKQCPLGRLGTPDEVADAAMFLITNRFANNCVLNLDGGLSAN